Below is a window of Bradyrhizobium sp. SZCCHNS1050 DNA.
GTCCTCCGCGCTGGCCGCCGCTGTTGCCGCCGCAGCGCCATCACTGGTCTCGGTCCATTCGCACCGCTCGCGCGCCACCGGCTTCGTCTGGAAGCCGGGCCTCGTCGTCACGGCGGACGAGACGCTTGCCGAGGAGGGCGAGATCGTGCTCGCCTTCGCCGACGGCACGACCCGCCCCGTCACGATCGCCGGGCGTGATCACACCACCGACATCGCCTTGCTCCGCGTCCAAGGCAAGGATGTCGCGGCCGCCTCGCTTGCCGGCGGCGTGCCGCCGCTCGGTGCTCTGGCCATCCTCGTCGCCGCCGATCAGGGCAAGCCGGCCGCGGCGTTGGCGATGGTCTCGCAATCGGCGGGCGCCTGGCGCAGCCTGCGCGGCGGCGACATCGATGCGCGCATCGAGCTCGACACCAGGCTGCGGCACAGCGCCGAAGGCGGTCTCGTGCTCGACGCTGCGGGCCACGCGATCGGAATGGCCGTGCGCGGCCCGCGCCGGACGCTCGTGATACCCGCGGCCACGATCGAACGGGTCGCCAGCAAGCTCGAGACGCATGGTCGCATCGCTCGCGGCTATCTCGGCGCCGGCCTGCAGCCGGTCCGGCTCGACGATGGACTCGGTGCGATGATCATGAGCCTCGACAAGAGCGGCCCGGCCGCGGCCGCCGGCCTGCGCCAGGGTGACGTCATCACCGCTCTTAACAAGGAGCCGTTCAGGGGCATGCGCGCGATGATGCGCGAACTCGGTTCGGACAGCGTCGGCGCCGTCGTCGAGGTCGCAGCGCTGCGTGCCGGCGAGCCGGTGCAGTTCGCCCTGACCATCGGCGAGAGGCCGGCGTGAGCGAGGAGGCGCGCGCGCCGATCAGGATCGCGATCGCGGTCGACGATGCCGAGCTGGCCGACCGGCTGGCGGCGCTGCTCGGCGATGTCACGGGCCTGACGCTGGTCGCCCCCGGCGAGAGCGCCGACGTCGCCGTCGCGCCGTTGCATGGCAGTGATGAGGCGCGCAGCGGCGACGACAGGATCGACGGCCAGACGATCGATGATTTTCAGCTCACCGCGCGCGAGCGCGACGTCCTGGCGCTGATGGCCGAGGGCTGCTCCAACAAGGAGATCGCGCGCAGCCTCGGCATCTCCGTACATACGGCGAAGTTCCACGTCGGCTCGCTGCTCGACAAGCTCGATGCAACGGGCCGGACGGATGCGGTAGCGCATGCGGCGCGACGGGGAATCATCGAGCTGTGAGACCGCAGGCCGGCGCGGCGCGCTTCACGACCTCACGGCGAGCTACTTCCGCAAGCCGCTCATCACGCGCGGCAGCAGCGATGCGGCCAGCATGCGATAGCCCTCCGGGGTCAGATGCACACCGTCGACCTGATGCGGCAGGCCACGGAACATGCCGTTCTCGACCATCACGACCTTGATGCGGCGCTGCGCGGCCTTGGCCAACATGGCGCTGATGCTGCTGGCGCGCTGGTCGCCGACCCCTTTGCGGGCGTCGTTACCGCCGGGCTGCAGCACCAGCACGCGGGTTGATCCATCGACCGCGCTGTCGAAGCGGGACAGCATCCCGGCTGTGGTATCACCGTTGATGCCGGCGTTGGCGACGCTGACCCGAACGCCCTTGCCGTGGAGCATGGCCTCGAGCTGGGCCGGAAAATCCTCGCCGCGATTGACGCCCTTGCCATAGGTGTTGCTGGCGCCCAGCGCGACCACCTCGGCGGCGTCTGCCGCTCCGATCGCCGCGAACGCCAAGCCACACACAGCTAACAGTGCCACCATCTGGCGCCGGACAAGGCGGCCCAAAGATCCCGCTGGCATTTTCTTTTCCCCCCGCTTGGTGTGAGAGGAAGCGTAGCTCACCAGTCGTCTGGTGAAAAGCGCGCGGCGCTACGGGTCTCATCACGCAGCATGCGCCAAGTCGACTGTGGAAGAGTCCTGTTTCTCTCTACCCGTCATTCCGGGGCGCCCGCAGGGCGAGCCCGGAATCCATTGAGCGACAGAACAAGGGGCAAAATGGATTCCGGGCTCATCGCTTCGCGATGCCCCGGAATGACCGGAGAGCAGCAGCGTCAGGCCTTCTTCTTCACGTCCTTGACGTTGGAGAACACGATGCCTTCCGCGCGTTCCTTGGTGTAGCCGAGATAGAACTCGTTCTTGGCCAGGAACACCGGATCGCCGTCGACGTCGTCGGCGACGCCGGAATTGTTGGCGGCGATGAACGCCTCGAGCTTCTTCTTGTCGTCGCACGAGATCCAGCGCGCCAGCGAGAACTCGGAGATCTCGAATTCGACCGGCAGCGAGTACTCGGCATCGAGCCGCGCCTTGAGCACGTCGAGCTGCAGCGGTCCCACCACGCCGACCAGCGCCGGCGCACCGTCACGCGGGCGGAACACCTGCACGACGCCCTCCTCCGACATCTGCTGCAAGGCTTCCTTCAGCTTCTTCGCCTTCATCGCATCGGTGAGGCGGACGCGGCGGACGATTTCCGGGGCAAAGCTCGGCACGCCGACGAAGGTGAGATCCTCGCCCTCGGTCAGGGTGTCGCCGATGCGCAAGCTGCCATGGTTGGGAATGCCGACGACGTCGCCGGCGAAAGCCTCGTCCGCCACCGAGCGGTCCTGGGCGAAGAAGAATTGCGGGCTCGACAGCGGCATGGTCTTGCCGGTGCGTACCAGCTTCGCCTTCATGCCGCGGTTGAGCTTGCCCGAGCACAGCCGCGCGAACGCGATGCGGTCGCGGTGGTTGGGGTCCATATTCGCCTGGATCTTGAACACGAAGGCGCTCATGCGCGGCTCGGCGGCGTCGACCTTGCGCAGGTTCGACTCCTGCGCGCGCGGCGACGGCGCGTAGCGGCCGAGGCCTTCGAGCAGATCGCCGACGCCGAAATTGCGCAGCGCGCTGCCGAAATAGACGGGCGTCAGGTGGCCCTCGCGGAATGCCTCGAGGTCGAACGGCTTGCAGGCTTCCTTGACCAGCTCCAGCTCGTCGGTGATCTGACTCATGTCGAGATTGGCGTTGATCTTGCCGAGCTCGGCGATGTCGATCTGCTGCGCCGCGCCGGTCTTGGCGCCGCCGCCTTCGAGCAGGCGCACGCCGCCGTCGCGGATGTCATAGGTGCCGATGAAGTCGCGGCCGCGGCCCACGGGCCAGGTCATCGGCGTGGTGTCGAGCGCCAACGTCTTCTCGATGTCGTCCAGCAGATCGAAGGTGTCGCGGCTCTCGCGGTCCATCTTGTTGATGAAGGTGATGATCGGGATGTCGCGGAGGCGGCAGACCTCGAACAGCTTGCGCGTGCGCGCCTCGATGCCCTTGGCGGCGTCGATCACCATGACGGCCGAGTCGACCGCGGTCAGCGTGCGATAGGTGTCTTCGGAAAAGTCCTCGTGGCCCGGCGTGTCCAGCAGGTTGAAGACGAGCCCTTCGAACTCGAAGGTCATCACCGAGGTGACGACCGAGATGCCGCGCTCGCGCTCGATCTTCATCCAGTCCGAGCGGGTGTTGCGGCGCTCGCCCTTGGCCTTGACCTGGCCGGCGAGGTTGATGGCGCCGCCGAACAGCAGCAGCTTCTCGGTCAGCGTCGTCTTGCCGGCGTCCGGGTGCGAGATGATGGCGAAGGTGCGCCGGCGCGCGACCTCGTCGGAGAGCGCGGAGCGGGACGGCTGTTCGGTCGTCAAACTTGTATCGGACATGAGGCGGCGGACGTCGTTTCGGGGCCAGAGAGCGGGCGATTTGATGGGAAAGGCGCGGGATCACGGCCGCCGCGCGCCCTCCATATAGGCGTTTTGCACCGCAACTCCAACCGGCGAGTTGCCCCCTCGCCCGCCCCGGATCAGTGCCGGAGCACCGACACCAGCCAGAACGTCAGCGCCGAGACGATGGCCGAGGCCGGAATCGTGAAGATCCAGGCATAGACGATCGATCCGGCCACGTTCCAGCGCACCGCCGAGGCACGGCGAGCGGCGCCGACGCCGACGATGGCGCCGGTGATGGTGTGGGTGGTCGACACCGGCACGCCGAGGAACGTCGCCAGGAACAGCGTGATGGCGCCGCCGGTCTCGGCGCAGAAGCCCTGCATCGGGTTGAGCTTGGTGATGCGCAGGCCCATGGTGCGGACGATGCGC
It encodes the following:
- a CDS encoding S1C family serine protease, which translates into the protein MPDLSTLSSLSSALAAAVAAAAPSLVSVHSHRSRATGFVWKPGLVVTADETLAEEGEIVLAFADGTTRPVTIAGRDHTTDIALLRVQGKDVAAASLAGGVPPLGALAILVAADQGKPAAALAMVSQSAGAWRSLRGGDIDARIELDTRLRHSAEGGLVLDAAGHAIGMAVRGPRRTLVIPAATIERVASKLETHGRIARGYLGAGLQPVRLDDGLGAMIMSLDKSGPAAAAGLRQGDVITALNKEPFRGMRAMMRELGSDSVGAVVEVAALRAGEPVQFALTIGERPA
- a CDS encoding helix-turn-helix transcriptional regulator; translation: MSEEARAPIRIAIAVDDAELADRLAALLGDVTGLTLVAPGESADVAVAPLHGSDEARSGDDRIDGQTIDDFQLTARERDVLALMAEGCSNKEIARSLGISVHTAKFHVGSLLDKLDATGRTDAVAHAARRGIIEL
- a CDS encoding GDSL-type esterase/lipase family protein, which encodes MSYASSHTKRGEKKMPAGSLGRLVRRQMVALLAVCGLAFAAIGAADAAEVVALGASNTYGKGVNRGEDFPAQLEAMLHGKGVRVSVANAGINGDTTAGMLSRFDSAVDGSTRVLVLQPGGNDARKGVGDQRASSISAMLAKAAQRRIKVVMVENGMFRGLPHQVDGVHLTPEGYRMLAASLLPRVMSGLRK
- a CDS encoding peptide chain release factor 3, which translates into the protein MSDTSLTTEQPSRSALSDEVARRRTFAIISHPDAGKTTLTEKLLLFGGAINLAGQVKAKGERRNTRSDWMKIERERGISVVTSVMTFEFEGLVFNLLDTPGHEDFSEDTYRTLTAVDSAVMVIDAAKGIEARTRKLFEVCRLRDIPIITFINKMDRESRDTFDLLDDIEKTLALDTTPMTWPVGRGRDFIGTYDIRDGGVRLLEGGGAKTGAAQQIDIAELGKINANLDMSQITDELELVKEACKPFDLEAFREGHLTPVYFGSALRNFGVGDLLEGLGRYAPSPRAQESNLRKVDAAEPRMSAFVFKIQANMDPNHRDRIAFARLCSGKLNRGMKAKLVRTGKTMPLSSPQFFFAQDRSVADEAFAGDVVGIPNHGSLRIGDTLTEGEDLTFVGVPSFAPEIVRRVRLTDAMKAKKLKEALQQMSEEGVVQVFRPRDGAPALVGVVGPLQLDVLKARLDAEYSLPVEFEISEFSLARWISCDDKKKLEAFIAANNSGVADDVDGDPVFLAKNEFYLGYTKERAEGIVFSNVKDVKKKA